Proteins from one Lachnospiraceae bacterium KGMB03038 genomic window:
- a CDS encoding two-component sensor histidine kinase encodes MKLRNKIQKSMILVIATTLMIAYAMTTVVVYRQNVGLMEEEIRQESDYICTAISIAGTSYLEEMDEVRENTRVTLIAEDGNVLYDSGDTDGSTLENHKDRPEVREALILGEGQDVRRSDTLDQEMFYYAVRIEDGSVLRVAKSMDNVLHTAFEVLPMMGLIAVIMLVFAFMLTKWQVKRLIRPINELKLEKPLENEIYEEITPLLNRIDEQNKEKDAVANMRKEFSANVSHELKTPLTSISGYAEIMKNGMVRPEDMKKFSERIYNEASRLITLVEDIIKLSKLDEGEIEIEKEDVDLYELTREICSRLSPQANTRNVHVEVTGEPVVYHGIRQVLDEMIYNICENAIKYNKDGGSLSVWVGNTLQGKKVIVTDTGIGIPEDQQERIFERFYRVDKSHSKETGGTGLGLSIVKHGAMIHNAQIHVESEVGKGTKMEITF; translated from the coding sequence ATGAAGCTTAGAAATAAAATACAAAAGAGCATGATACTGGTCATCGCAACGACCCTCATGATCGCGTACGCTATGACGACCGTTGTCGTGTACCGGCAGAATGTTGGGCTGATGGAAGAGGAGATCCGTCAGGAATCGGATTATATCTGTACAGCGATCAGCATTGCCGGAACCAGTTATCTGGAAGAAATGGATGAGGTCCGAGAGAATACGAGAGTGACCTTGATCGCGGAGGATGGAAATGTCCTCTATGATTCGGGGGATACAGATGGGTCTACATTGGAAAACCATAAGGATCGGCCGGAAGTACGAGAGGCGCTGATCCTGGGAGAAGGACAGGATGTCCGCCGGTCAGATACGCTGGATCAGGAAATGTTTTATTATGCGGTCAGGATAGAAGATGGAAGCGTCCTGCGGGTAGCAAAATCAATGGATAACGTACTGCATACGGCGTTTGAGGTGCTCCCGATGATGGGATTGATCGCGGTGATCATGTTGGTATTCGCGTTTATGCTGACAAAATGGCAGGTGAAGAGACTCATTCGGCCAATTAACGAATTGAAGCTGGAGAAACCATTGGAAAATGAGATTTATGAGGAAATAACACCATTGCTGAACAGGATTGATGAGCAGAACAAGGAAAAAGACGCGGTCGCGAATATGAGGAAGGAATTCTCGGCGAATGTTTCTCATGAGCTGAAGACGCCTCTTACTTCTATTTCGGGCTATGCTGAGATCATGAAAAACGGAATGGTCCGCCCAGAAGACATGAAGAAATTCTCAGAGCGCATCTACAACGAGGCCAGCAGGCTGATCACATTGGTAGAGGATATCATCAAACTCTCGAAGCTGGATGAGGGCGAGATTGAGATTGAAAAAGAGGACGTGGATCTCTATGAATTGACAAGAGAAATCTGCAGCCGTCTTTCTCCGCAGGCAAATACGAGAAACGTGCATGTAGAAGTGACGGGGGAACCAGTCGTCTACCATGGCATCCGGCAGGTGCTGGATGAAATGATCTATAATATTTGTGAAAACGCCATCAAGTATAACAAAGATGGAGGATCTCTCAGCGTGTGGGTAGGAAATACCCTGCAGGGGAAAAAAGTGATCGTGACGGATACCGGAATCGGAATTCCAGAAGATCAGCAGGAACGTATTTTCGAGCGGTTCTATCGAGTGGATAAAAGCCATTCCAAAGAAACAGGAGGAACTGGACTGGGACTATCGATCGTGAAGCATGGAGCGATGATTCACAATGCTCAGATTCATGTAGAAAGTGAAGTTGGAAAAGGAACAAAAATGGAGATTACCTTTTAA
- a CDS encoding response regulator transcription factor gives MIFCVEDDSNIRELVVYTLETTGFQARGFEDGKEFWETLALETPRLVLLDIMLPGEDGLEILKKLKSSSRTRNIPVIMVTAKGAEYDKVKGLDLGADDYVAKPFGMMELVSRVKAVLRRSEANARDQKSILAAGDIEIDTKKHEVTAAGDVVNLTLKEYELLKRLMENQNVVMTRDRLLEDIWGYDFDGETRTVDVHVRTLRQKLGSCGEQIETVRGVGYRMSKQEP, from the coding sequence ATGATTTTTTGTGTAGAAGATGACAGCAATATCCGAGAGTTAGTTGTATATACTTTAGAAACCACGGGCTTTCAGGCGCGTGGTTTTGAAGATGGTAAAGAATTCTGGGAAACTCTTGCGTTGGAAACACCAAGGCTGGTCCTTCTGGATATCATGCTTCCGGGAGAAGACGGACTTGAGATTCTTAAAAAGCTGAAATCTTCGTCAAGGACCCGGAATATTCCGGTGATCATGGTGACTGCAAAAGGAGCGGAATACGACAAGGTAAAAGGACTGGATCTGGGAGCGGATGATTATGTGGCTAAGCCATTTGGAATGATGGAACTGGTTTCCAGAGTAAAGGCAGTCCTGCGCCGCAGTGAAGCCAATGCCAGAGATCAAAAAAGCATCCTGGCGGCAGGAGATATTGAGATCGACACGAAGAAACATGAGGTGACGGCGGCAGGAGATGTAGTAAATCTGACTCTGAAAGAATATGAGCTTTTGAAAAGACTGATGGAAAATCAGAATGTGGTGATGACCAGGGACCGCCTTTTGGAAGATATCTGGGGATATGATTTTGACGGAGAGACCAGGACTGTGGACGTACATGTACGGACTCTGCGGCAGAAGCTGGGATCCTGCGGCGAGCAGATCGAGACCGTCAGAGGTGTGGGATATCGGATGAGCAAGCAGGAGCCTTAA
- the phoU gene encoding phosphate signaling complex protein PhoU, with protein sequence MRNKFDMQLELLSEQLIHMGELCETAINKATTALQQGSMEQAKEVIAADEEIDQMEKDIERLCLKLLLQQQPVARDLRQISAALKMITDMERIGDQTSDIAEIIISEKKSEASDIPKIGQMSEAAAKMVRDSVRAYVNKDLELSRQVMAADDEVDLLFEANKKELVEFIAQNKGDQGKEAFDLIMVAKYLERIADHATNIAEWVEFSITGIHKDSKV encoded by the coding sequence ATGCGTAATAAATTTGATATGCAGTTGGAACTTTTGAGTGAACAGCTCATCCACATGGGAGAACTGTGCGAGACGGCGATCAATAAGGCAACGACTGCGCTCCAGCAGGGAAGTATGGAACAGGCGAAAGAGGTCATTGCCGCGGATGAAGAGATCGACCAGATGGAAAAAGATATCGAGCGCCTTTGTCTGAAGCTTTTGCTCCAGCAGCAGCCGGTAGCAAGAGACTTAAGGCAGATATCAGCGGCGTTGAAGATGATCACAGATATGGAGCGGATCGGGGATCAGACTTCAGATATCGCGGAGATCATCATTTCCGAGAAAAAGTCGGAGGCTAGTGATATCCCGAAGATCGGCCAGATGTCTGAGGCTGCCGCGAAAATGGTGCGCGACAGCGTGCGCGCCTATGTAAATAAGGATCTGGAGCTTTCCAGACAGGTGATGGCGGCGGACGATGAAGTGGATCTTCTTTTTGAGGCGAATAAAAAGGAATTGGTGGAATTCATTGCTCAAAATAAGGGTGACCAGGGGAAAGAGGCTTTCGATCTGATCATGGTAGCAAAATATTTGGAGCGAATCGCGGATCACGCCACCAATATCGCGGAGTGGGTTGAATTTTCGATCACAGGGATCCACAAAGATAGTAAAGTATAG
- the pstB gene encoding phosphate ABC transporter ATP-binding protein, with the protein MSKISIKNLDLYYSDFKALKNVNLEIEEHKITAFIGPSGCGKSTLLKSINRMNDLVEGCRIEGDILLDGEDIFKDVDVNLLRKRVGMVFQKPNPFPMSIYDNIAYGPRTHGIHSKAKLDDIVEKSLRDAAIWEECKDRLKKSALGMSGGQQQRLCIARALAVQPEVLLMDEPTSALDPISTSKIEDLAMDLKKDYTIVMVTHNMQQAVRVSDNTAFFLLGEVIEYNDTEKLFSIPADKRTEDYITGRFG; encoded by the coding sequence ATGTCGAAAATAAGTATCAAAAATCTGGATTTATACTACAGCGATTTCAAGGCATTGAAAAATGTCAATCTGGAAATCGAAGAACATAAGATCACAGCGTTTATCGGGCCTTCCGGATGTGGAAAATCCACATTGCTCAAATCTATCAACCGCATGAATGATCTGGTAGAAGGCTGCCGGATCGAAGGCGACATCCTTCTGGATGGAGAGGATATTTTTAAAGATGTAGATGTGAATCTTCTGCGGAAGCGGGTTGGCATGGTATTCCAGAAGCCCAACCCGTTCCCGATGAGCATTTATGACAATATTGCCTATGGACCAAGGACCCATGGCATACATTCAAAAGCGAAACTGGATGATATTGTTGAGAAGTCCTTAAGAGATGCGGCCATTTGGGAAGAATGCAAGGACCGTTTGAAAAAGAGCGCTCTTGGCATGTCAGGCGGGCAGCAGCAGAGACTTTGTATCGCCAGAGCTTTGGCGGTACAGCCGGAGGTGCTGTTGATGGATGAGCCAACATCCGCGCTGGACCCTATTTCTACGTCAAAGATTGAAGACCTTGCGATGGACCTGAAAAAGGATTATACTATTGTTATGGTAACGCACAATATGCAGCAGGCTGTACGTGTGTCAGATAATACCGCCTTCTTTCTGCTGGGCGAAGTGATCGAGTACAATGATACAGAAAAATTATTCTCAATACCGGCAGATAAGAGAACAGAAGATTATATTACAGGGAGGTTTGGTTAA
- the pstA gene encoding phosphate ABC transporter permease PstA, translated as MTAGRAKNEMTLGQRMKGYTRTPGSMIVMILVMLSAIVTFAVLIFLIAYILINGLPYIKPSLFSLEYSSENASLMPALINTVIMTALSLLIAVPFGIFSAIFLVEYAKRGNKFVEVIRLTTETLQGIPSIVYGLFGMLFFVTTCGWGFSILAGAFTLSIMVLPLIMRSTEEALKAVPDSYREGSFGLGAGKLRTVFRIVLPSAIPGILAGVILAIGRIVGETAALIYTAGTVADIPKSVMSSGRTLAVHMYNLASEGLYMDQAYATAVILLVLVVGINTLSSIVAKRLTKA; from the coding sequence ATGACAGCCGGACGCGCAAAAAATGAAATGACGCTGGGACAGAGGATGAAAGGATATACCAGAACACCTGGTTCCATGATCGTTATGATCCTGGTCATGCTGTCAGCGATCGTCACCTTTGCGGTGCTGATCTTCTTGATCGCGTATATCCTGATCAATGGACTGCCGTACATCAAACCTTCCCTGTTCTCGTTGGAGTATTCTTCTGAGAACGCCTCTCTTATGCCGGCATTGATCAATACGGTGATCATGACTGCCCTTTCTCTTTTGATCGCGGTTCCCTTTGGGATTTTCTCCGCCATTTTCCTGGTGGAGTACGCAAAACGGGGAAATAAATTTGTAGAGGTCATCCGGCTGACTACCGAGACCCTTCAGGGAATCCCTTCTATTGTATATGGATTGTTTGGAATGCTGTTTTTCGTTACTACCTGTGGATGGGGATTCTCAATCTTGGCGGGAGCGTTTACCTTATCGATCATGGTACTGCCGCTGATCATGAGAAGTACAGAAGAGGCTTTAAAAGCGGTGCCGGATTCTTATCGGGAAGGCAGTTTCGGATTAGGAGCCGGCAAGCTAAGGACGGTATTCCGTATTGTCCTTCCATCCGCGATCCCTGGAATCTTGGCCGGCGTGATCCTGGCTATCGGACGTATCGTGGGTGAGACGGCGGCTTTGATCTATACGGCCGGAACAGTTGCCGATATTCCCAAAAGTGTGATGAGTTCCGGACGGACACTTGCGGTGCATATGTATAATCTGGCAAGTGAAGGACTGTATATGGATCAGGCGTATGCCACAGCAGTCATCCTGCTGGTATTGGTAGTGGGGATCAATACACTGTCCAGTATTGTGGCTAAGAGATTAACGAAAGCATAG
- the pstC gene encoding phosphate ABC transporter permease subunit PstC, translated as MKSKAWTEKFMRGVFFIAACASVLAVALICVFLFANGLPAMSEIGFIEFLSGTMWKPNNDIYGILPMIVGSLYVTAGAIIFGVPIGILTSVFMAFYCPKQIYRPLKTATELLAGIPSVVYGFFGLVVLVPLVRQLGRDLGFGGNGSSMLTASLLLGMMILPTIIGLTESSLRAVPEQYYEGAVALGATHERAIFRVVLPAAKSGVVAAIVLGVGRAIGETMAVIMVAGNQARLPQGIFRGVRTLTANIVIEMGYATDLHREALIATGVVLFVFILIINFCVAFLNRGNSHE; from the coding sequence ATGAAATCAAAAGCATGGACGGAAAAATTCATGCGGGGAGTGTTCTTCATTGCCGCCTGCGCTTCGGTGCTGGCGGTAGCTCTCATTTGTGTCTTCTTATTTGCAAATGGACTTCCCGCAATGTCTGAGATCGGCTTTATAGAGTTCCTTTCTGGAACCATGTGGAAGCCGAACAATGATATCTATGGAATCCTTCCTATGATCGTAGGAAGCTTATATGTGACCGCGGGCGCTATCATCTTTGGTGTTCCGATCGGAATCCTGACTTCTGTGTTTATGGCGTTCTACTGTCCGAAACAGATTTACAGGCCTTTAAAAACAGCAACGGAACTGCTGGCAGGAATCCCTTCCGTTGTCTATGGTTTCTTTGGACTGGTCGTTCTGGTACCGCTGGTGCGCCAGCTTGGCCGAGACTTGGGATTTGGAGGAAACGGGAGCAGTATGCTGACCGCCTCTCTGCTTCTTGGCATGATGATCCTGCCTACTATCATCGGACTGACAGAATCTTCTCTGAGAGCAGTCCCGGAACAGTATTATGAGGGAGCGGTTGCCTTGGGGGCAACTCATGAAAGAGCAATTTTCCGGGTAGTGCTTCCGGCGGCTAAATCCGGTGTTGTAGCAGCGATCGTGCTGGGTGTGGGACGTGCCATCGGCGAAACCATGGCGGTGATCATGGTGGCTGGAAACCAGGCCAGACTGCCTCAGGGAATTTTCCGGGGAGTCCGGACTTTGACAGCCAATATCGTAATTGAGATGGGATACGCGACGGATCTTCATAGAGAAGCACTGATCGCGACAGGCGTTGTGCTGTTCGTGTTTATCCTGATCATTAACTTCTGCGTAGCATTTTTGAACAGGGGGAACAGCCATGAGTAA
- a CDS encoding phosphate ABC transporter substrate-binding protein yields MKMKKFIAVLATVAMVAGLAVGCGGGSDSGSDEGGSGSSSDFDSSMDITIVSREDGSGTRGAFIELFGVQEEVDGEDVDMTTEEAQITNSTSVMLTTVAGDDYAIGYVSLGSLDDSVKAVKIDGAEATADNVKSGDYKVSRPFNIATKTDMNNPTATDFISFIMSEEGQAVVAEEGYIPLDGVEAYAGDAPAGDVVVGGSSSVSPVMEKLIEAYAEVNPNANIELQTTDSTTGMENAISGSYDIGMASREVKEEELAGGLEAQVIATDGIAVIVNNNNPVEDLSSDQVKAIYTGEALTWDEVAE; encoded by the coding sequence ATGAAAATGAAAAAGTTTATTGCAGTTTTAGCAACAGTTGCTATGGTCGCAGGACTTGCAGTCGGCTGCGGCGGCGGATCTGATTCTGGTTCCGACGAGGGAGGATCTGGAAGCTCTAGCGATTTTGATTCTTCTATGGATATCACCATTGTTTCCAGAGAAGATGGTTCTGGCACAAGAGGAGCTTTCATCGAACTGTTTGGTGTTCAGGAAGAAGTTGACGGTGAGGATGTTGACATGACAACAGAGGAAGCTCAGATTACAAACAGCACTTCTGTTATGTTGACCACAGTTGCTGGTGATGACTACGCGATTGGTTATGTATCTCTTGGTTCTTTGGATGACAGCGTAAAAGCAGTAAAGATCGATGGCGCTGAGGCAACTGCTGATAATGTAAAGAGCGGCGACTACAAAGTTTCTCGTCCGTTTAATATTGCGACTAAGACAGACATGAACAACCCGACAGCAACAGACTTTATCTCATTCATCATGAGCGAAGAAGGACAGGCTGTTGTTGCGGAAGAAGGATATATTCCGCTTGACGGCGTAGAAGCATACGCGGGAGACGCTCCGGCAGGAGATGTGGTTGTTGGCGGTTCCTCTTCTGTATCCCCAGTAATGGAGAAACTGATCGAGGCATATGCGGAAGTAAATCCAAACGCGAATATCGAACTGCAGACTACAGACTCTACTACAGGTATGGAGAATGCCATCAGCGGTTCTTATGACATCGGTATGGCTTCCAGAGAAGTAAAAGAGGAAGAGCTTGCGGGAGGCCTTGAGGCACAGGTGATCGCAACCGATGGTATCGCGGTAATCGTAAACAATAACAACCCGGTAGAAGATCTGAGCAGCGATCAGGTAAAAGCAATCTATACTGGCGAAGCTCTTACATGGGATGAGGTAGCAGAATAA
- a CDS encoding YitT family protein, with translation MKKVLDVKNKEWLIQSVYAVGGSLLFAAGVNLVITPLGLYNGGFMGFAQLLRTFVVSVLHVPVPASVDLSGVIYFILNIPLFYMGLRILGKEFAVKTLITVGIQSLWLSVIPIPAAPIIEDYLTACIIGGLIAGTGTGLVLRGRSSGGGQDIIGLCCSKRYQNVSVGKINILMNIFVYVICLFMFNIEIVVYSLIYTTVLSLAIDRVHIQNINMSVMIFTKKLGISKAIMEQMGRGVTNWDGEGAYTNKTSYILFVLISKYEVAQIKKIVHSIDPNAFMIFTEGCSVEGNFEKRL, from the coding sequence ATGAAAAAAGTGTTAGATGTAAAGAATAAAGAATGGCTGATTCAAAGTGTTTACGCAGTGGGAGGCAGTCTGCTGTTTGCCGCGGGGGTGAACCTTGTGATCACTCCATTGGGGCTCTATAATGGAGGATTTATGGGATTTGCCCAATTGCTGCGGACGTTTGTGGTAAGTGTCCTGCATGTTCCTGTGCCGGCAAGTGTCGATTTGTCCGGTGTGATTTATTTTATACTTAATATTCCCCTTTTTTACATGGGATTAAGGATACTCGGGAAGGAATTCGCGGTCAAGACCTTGATCACCGTAGGAATCCAGAGTCTTTGGCTTTCGGTGATCCCTATTCCGGCGGCGCCGATCATTGAGGATTATCTAACGGCCTGTATCATCGGAGGTCTTATTGCGGGAACCGGAACAGGGCTTGTGCTGCGGGGCCGCAGTTCCGGAGGCGGACAGGATATTATCGGACTTTGCTGTTCCAAAAGATACCAAAATGTCAGCGTGGGCAAGATTAATATTTTGATGAATATTTTTGTGTATGTGATCTGCCTTTTTATGTTTAACATTGAGATTGTTGTATATTCTTTGATCTATACGACAGTTTTGTCTCTTGCTATTGATCGGGTACATATTCAGAATATCAACATGAGTGTAATGATCTTTACAAAGAAACTGGGGATTTCTAAGGCGATCATGGAGCAGATGGGACGTGGCGTAACGAACTGGGACGGAGAAGGAGCTTATACAAACAAAACATCCTATATTCTTTTCGTTTTAATTTCTAAATATGAGGTGGCGCAGATCAAGAAGATTGTGCACAGCATCGATCCCAACGCGTTTATGATATTTACGGAAGGCTGTTCTGTAGAGGGGAATTTTGAAAAGCGTTTGTAA
- a CDS encoding amino acid ABC transporter ATP-binding protein: MIEVINLKKSFGKTEVLKDINITINKGDIVAVLGPSGSGKSTFLRCLNCMEDPTSGSIIFKGVDIADMSVDINVHRRHMGMVFQHFNLFNNKTVLQNVMLAPAYLRCQDLKKTKRKNAGIRFQNLFRGKNKKELIPVTETKEQILNETKRQALELLKRIGLDDKADAYPSTLSGGQKQRVAIIRSMAMNPDVILFDEPTSALDPEMVGEVLELMKQLAKEGMTMVVVTHEMGFAREVASRVLFMDEGEIKEEAGPEEFFDHPKDPRLKEFLSKIL, from the coding sequence GTGATAGAAGTAATTAATCTTAAGAAAAGCTTCGGAAAAACTGAGGTTCTGAAGGATATTAACATTACCATCAATAAAGGAGACATTGTGGCGGTACTCGGTCCGTCAGGTTCTGGGAAATCTACGTTCCTGCGCTGTCTGAACTGCATGGAGGATCCTACAAGCGGCAGTATTATTTTTAAGGGTGTAGATATTGCGGATATGAGTGTGGATATCAATGTACATCGCCGGCATATGGGGATGGTATTCCAGCATTTTAATCTGTTTAATAATAAGACGGTGCTTCAGAATGTCATGCTGGCTCCCGCCTATCTGCGCTGTCAGGATTTGAAAAAGACCAAGAGAAAGAATGCCGGGATCCGTTTTCAGAACCTGTTCCGGGGTAAAAACAAGAAGGAATTGATTCCGGTGACAGAGACGAAGGAACAGATTTTAAATGAAACGAAGAGGCAGGCGCTGGAACTTTTAAAGCGGATTGGCCTGGACGACAAGGCGGACGCTTATCCGTCAACATTGAGCGGCGGCCAGAAACAGAGAGTGGCGATCATCCGTTCAATGGCTATGAACCCGGATGTGATCTTATTTGATGAGCCAACATCAGCATTGGATCCGGAGATGGTTGGAGAAGTTCTGGAGCTGATGAAGCAGCTGGCAAAAGAGGGAATGACCATGGTAGTGGTCACCCATGAAATGGGATTTGCCAGAGAAGTCGCTTCCAGAGTATTATTTATGGATGAGGGTGAGATCAAAGAGGAGGCCGGGCCGGAAGAATTCTTTGATCATCCAAAAGACCCAAGATTAAAAGAATTTTTGTCGAAGATATTATAA
- a CDS encoding amino acid ABC transporter permease produces the protein MGDFSQKVDKFIEIFLEQNGYVRVVEGLQNTLLIAVTGLILGTLIGTLIATVRVLPKYKRLPRILNGICSFYVALFRGTPTVVQLLVFYYVLLPIIGWQITGVQVAMLVFGLNSGAYISEIMRSGIQSVDAGQMEAGRAVGLSFGTTMAKIVIPQAVKNILPTMGNEFIALIKETSVVSFVGAADLYVAFNYIGSNSYEFMVPYLVMALIYIVLVLLITLLIRLMERSLKKSDRSN, from the coding sequence ATGGGCGATTTTAGTCAGAAAGTAGACAAATTTATAGAAATTTTTCTGGAACAAAACGGCTATGTGAGAGTCGTTGAAGGCCTTCAGAATACGCTGTTGATCGCGGTCACAGGTCTGATCTTGGGGACTTTGATCGGAACTTTGATCGCGACGGTGAGGGTGCTGCCAAAGTATAAACGCCTTCCTCGGATCTTAAATGGAATCTGCAGTTTTTATGTTGCGCTATTCCGGGGAACGCCAACGGTTGTACAGCTCCTGGTATTTTATTATGTATTGCTTCCGATCATCGGCTGGCAGATTACGGGGGTTCAGGTGGCGATGCTGGTATTTGGCTTGAACAGCGGCGCCTATATTTCTGAGATCATGCGGAGCGGAATCCAGTCTGTAGACGCTGGGCAGATGGAAGCCGGGCGTGCGGTAGGTTTAAGTTTTGGCACTACGATGGCCAAGATCGTAATCCCGCAGGCAGTCAAAAATATCCTTCCTACAATGGGAAATGAGTTTATCGCCTTGATCAAAGAGACATCGGTAGTCAGCTTTGTAGGGGCGGCGGACTTGTATGTAGCATTTAATTATATCGGAAGCAACAGTTATGAATTTATGGTTCCATACTTGGTAATGGCGCTGATTTATATTGTACTGGTGCTGCTGATCACATTGTTGATTCGATTGATGGAAAGGAGCCTGAAGAAGAGTGATAGAAGTAATTAA
- a CDS encoding transporter substrate-binding domain-containing protein — protein MMKKVTALFLAMILAAGLLVGCGGNGEEGSEEAVTAKVIEIDLTNEEYAFGVDKNQPELLEQVNAFIAKIQEDGTFDEICDKYFGGGEPEAVQSAALDTSKDQLVVATNAAFEPFEYTQGEDYYGIDMEIAALLAEELGQELVIQNMDFDAVCLSVSQQKCDIAMAGLTINEEREEYVTFTDPYYQASQRLIVPSNDTSFDDCEDADAVAAKLAELESSDSVGVQQGTTGQYYVEGDESWGFPGLPAKCVPYKSGSLAVQDMLQGKIQYVIIDAAPAAAITESINEMQ, from the coding sequence ATGATGAAAAAGGTTACAGCGTTGTTCCTGGCGATGATCCTTGCGGCCGGTCTTCTTGTCGGATGCGGGGGAAATGGGGAAGAAGGAAGTGAAGAAGCAGTAACTGCTAAGGTGATCGAGATTGATCTTACCAATGAGGAGTATGCGTTTGGTGTGGATAAGAACCAGCCGGAACTTCTGGAACAGGTGAATGCGTTTATCGCAAAGATCCAGGAAGATGGAACTTTTGACGAAATCTGTGATAAATATTTTGGCGGCGGTGAGCCGGAGGCTGTACAGTCCGCAGCGCTGGATACTTCTAAGGACCAGCTTGTAGTTGCGACGAATGCGGCGTTTGAACCATTTGAGTATACACAGGGTGAAGATTATTATGGTATTGACATGGAAATCGCGGCTCTGTTGGCTGAGGAACTGGGACAGGAATTGGTCATCCAGAATATGGACTTCGATGCGGTATGTCTGTCTGTAAGCCAGCAGAAATGCGACATTGCCATGGCAGGACTTACGATCAACGAGGAGAGAGAAGAGTACGTAACATTCACGGATCCTTATTATCAGGCTTCTCAGCGGCTGATCGTGCCAAGCAATGATACTTCTTTTGATGACTGTGAAGATGCGGATGCGGTAGCCGCAAAACTGGCAGAACTGGAGTCTTCTGATTCTGTTGGCGTTCAGCAGGGAACGACAGGGCAGTATTATGTAGAAGGCGATGAGAGCTGGGGCTTCCCAGGGCTTCCTGCAAAATGTGTTCCATATAAGAGTGGTTCTCTGGCAGTCCAGGATATGCTGCAGGGCAAGATCCAGTACGTGATCATCGATGCGGCTCCGGCGGCGGCGATCACAGAATCTATCAATGAGATGCAGTAG
- a CDS encoding undecaprenyl-diphosphate phosphatase — protein sequence MLDVLKVILLGIVEGITEWLPVSSTGHLILVGDLLQPNLSDSFMEMFNVVIQLGAIMAVVVLYFHKLNPFSPKKTKKQKLLTWQMWIKVLIASVPAGIVGILFNDTLDRLFYWSVPVALMLIVYGVLFIVIEKRNEGRRPAVTKISELSVRMLLWIGVFQMLALIPGTSRSGATIVGALIIGVSREVAAEFTFFLAIPAMFGASLIKLIGFGFSFTAAELGYLLLGCVVSFGLSIVAIRFLMGYIKQHDFKVFGYYRIILGALVLIVAFVQWIF from the coding sequence ATGTTAGATGTATTAAAAGTGATTCTGCTTGGAATTGTCGAAGGTATTACGGAATGGCTTCCAGTGAGCAGCACGGGGCATCTGATTCTAGTGGGGGATTTGCTTCAGCCCAATTTAAGCGATTCATTTATGGAGATGTTCAATGTGGTCATACAGCTTGGAGCTATCATGGCGGTAGTAGTACTGTATTTTCATAAGCTGAATCCATTTTCCCCTAAAAAGACAAAGAAGCAGAAGCTTCTAACTTGGCAGATGTGGATTAAAGTACTGATCGCCTCGGTTCCGGCGGGAATTGTGGGAATTTTATTTAACGATACCCTGGACCGCCTGTTTTATTGGTCTGTGCCAGTGGCGCTCATGCTGATTGTCTACGGCGTACTGTTCATTGTGATCGAAAAGCGAAATGAAGGTCGGCGCCCTGCGGTTACAAAGATATCAGAACTGTCGGTGCGGATGCTGCTGTGGATCGGAGTGTTCCAGATGCTGGCCCTGATACCAGGAACCTCCAGGTCAGGAGCGACTATTGTCGGAGCTCTGATCATAGGCGTGTCTAGAGAAGTGGCGGCAGAATTTACCTTCTTTTTAGCAATTCCCGCGATGTTCGGAGCAAGCCTGATCAAGCTGATCGGATTTGGCTTCAGCTTTACTGCGGCGGAATTGGGGTACCTGCTTCTTGGCTGTGTGGTATCTTTCGGACTTTCTATAGTGGCGATCCGGTTCCTGATGGGATATATCAAACAGCATGACTTTAAAGTATTTGGTTATTATCGAATTATATTGGGAGCACTTGTGCTGATTGTGGCGTTTGTGCAGTGGATCTTTTAA